DNA sequence from the Pseudomonas fluorescens Q2-87 genome:
GGACATCATCGAGGGTTTTGAGGGGCGGCCGTGAGTTCGGACGAATTTTCCTCATCTGAGATTTCAGCAGGCACCTCAGCAATGCAGGCTTCGTCGAACTCCCGCATAGTGGCCGTGTTGATAGCGCCGATTTTCAGCAGTGCTTCAGCCGAACTGTGAATCAACTCGAACGCCTCACTTTTGAATTCGTTAGTCATCAGTATCTCCAGTAAGTTGGACTCAAGCCTTACCCCACCCCCGTGGCGAGGGAGCTTGCTCCCGCTGGGCTGCGCAGCAGCTCAAAATGCCATATCACCAACAAAAAACCGCCGCCCGAACACGGACGACGGCATTTCATCAACAGTCAAAACCCCCGCAAAACCCGCGACGCCTTCCGCCACCAAGATTCATGCTGATTAAACGGATCATCCACCAATACCGCCGGCATATCCCGCAAACGAATCCATGGCTCATCCTGCCAGTGCAGCATGCAGAGCGACATCTTCGGCCAATCCAACACGCTCAACGTCGGCCGCTCCACCTTATGCGAGCAGCGCTCATCCCGCAGCGTAGGCACCACCTGATGCGTGATCCACTCACGCAGCAATCGATACTCAGGACAGTAGTGATAAACCAGCAACGCATAAACGCCCGACTCACTCAGCATCAGACGCTCTTCGGTCAAGCCGTGGACATGCACGAGCATCATCCGGCGCTGGTCGGGGTCAAGCTTGCGGGTCATGCGCTCATCGAGGTGCTTGCTCATCAGGCGTCCCAAGTCGGAGGCGCTGAACCAGGCCTGGTTTTCGACCAAGAGGGCATGCAGATGAATATTGTGGCGAATAAATTGAGTAGGAATCAGTGGATCAGACATGACCAACCTCCTTGCAGGAAGGCGCGCGGTCCGGTGTAACGCTGTAGCTGTTCATCCTTCAGGATGAAGGGAGAATTTTTAGGCATATCCATTACCTCTGTGTGGTGTCAGCTTTCTTAGGGCTGGGTGCCGGGAGCTAAGAAACCCCACACAGAGGGCCGGACTTATTCCCCTTTCGGGTCTTGTATTCGCCCACTCCCGGCATAACAGAGATTTTTTATGCGCACGGAGAAACCGTAGGCACAAAAAAGCCGCTACTGTCGGGTGCGGTTGGTCCGCTGTGTGAGGTGTTTCTTAGGCACCGGATTTGGAGACTATGGCTTTGCAAGCGATTGGTCAAGACGGAGTGTCTAGGTGGCGTCAATCCGTGGGGCAGCGTCAACTACGGTAGTTGTCAAGTTTGCTGATAGCTATATATATTTCGAATGTTTGCGTGGAAGAAAGAGCCTACCGAACCTGCATTTATTAGGGCTGTGTAAATGTCTTCTGGTACGTCGTAATAATCATAAATTGAGCCATTATTAAACTCAATTTGTAAGGTGGATGTCTCTGATTCATAGCCAACACTGGCTACGTTGCTTGAACTAACCGATATTCTTTCCATTTACGTTTTCTCCTTCAGGGTTTCCTGGTTTCGCCAGGCCGATACTAAAATTCCATAGTCCTCTGATGTGCGTGGAGTTGCCCAGTTCTTTGATACTTCTGGGTCTTTGCTGTTTGGATATTTGTCAGGAGGTAGTATGCTAATTCTGCATCTTGTTGGGAGCTTTGCTGCCTCTCCAACGATTATGGCCTCACCTGTTCTTAACACCGGGAGAGAATCAATTATTCCCGCTAATCCTTCTGACATTGCGGATTTAACTATGCCTCTATCCGTTGAGTTGTTTATTCGAAGCGCGATAATTGTTCCGCATTGCGATAAAATGGTTTCATCTATCTCTGAAGGTCTTTGGCTAACAATCATTGCTCCTACACCAAATTTGCGGCCCTCCTTTGCAATTCTTTGAACCATATGCTTCGCTAGCCCTGTTTCGGACTTGGAGAGATATCTGTGCGCTTCCTCTAGTACTACTAATAATGGGCGACTTTTCATCCCCGAGGATAGATTTCTACCCCATATTGCCGACTCAAATAAAATGTCTAGAATTGACCCGAGAAGTAAACTCAATCGAGTGGAGGGCATTCCTGATAAGTCAAGTATTGTGATGGGTTTATCATGTCCTAACCATTCAGCTAACAGCTCGTCTAGATCTTTTTCGACTTTGCCGTCTTTGTCTGGATTCCAAGGACCGGGATTTAGTAAAAAAGAATATTGTGAATCGAGCAATCGGGACTTCATTAGCTCGAGCTGCTTCTTTATTTGTCCGGGGCCACCTTTTTGTGGTGGGCTCTTACCAGCACCTGGCGGCTTAAATTTTGGTGAAATTAACTTGTCGAAGTCGCCCTTCGAGGTATAGGCCGGGTCTGTTAAGTCTTCATCGTTCCAGTTGACAGTGTCGTCATGGTACAGATCGTACCAGATTTTTTTTATTCTATACGGTAAAGGGGTGAATCCGGTTATTTTTTCCGGGTCAATATCTAGAATTTTGTTTGTTGTTAGGGAAAGCTTCTTTTCTTCAATAGTCTTGTCTAGGTACTGTGTTTTATAGGTTTCGTTCAAGTTGCCGCACAGAAAGTCAATAAGATTTTCGGGGGAGATACACCAGTATGGGATGAAGAGTTTATTTACGCTGTCTGGTGTGACTGAAAAAACTTTGGCAATATCTCCCAGTGCAGAGGCGTACTCACCATGGATGTCAATTAGTAAGACTCTGGATGATGGGAGTTTTATGTGGTCGTTGTGCAAGACGAGCGATCTTAGAATGGAAGCTGTGCTTGTGGATTTTCCTGAGCCGGTCGATCCTAATATTGCGGAGTGTCTTGAGACAAGTTTATTTAAGTCAACGCTAACGTCTATCCCATCTGAGCTCGACAATTTACCTATTTTAAATTGTCCTTCGTCTGAGGTCCCGAAAATTGTTAGAAGATCGCTATCGACAACAATGTGGACGTTGTCACCTATGCTGGGATATTCGCTAATACCTCTATCGAACTCGCCGCCGATGATCTCTCCGATTAATTCGACTCGTATCCAGCGTCTTTGCGGGAATATTTTATGGTCGCTTTCTAAGTTTGAAGATTCGTTTGATTCGGAAATAACACCATATAATTGATTGTATCCAAGGGGGATTTTTACGAAGCTTCCGACTTGGCCGATCCTGTAGTTTTTGCCCTCAAGAATAGTTATTCCGGACTCCATTGTTTCAGAAAGTTCAACAGCAATGGATGAACTCGAAACGGAACTAATATTCCCTAGCAATGTGGGGCTATACATGATGTTTGTCATCCCCGCTTGTTTGGATATGCGGTGGTTCAGAGAGTTGGAAGGGGGGAGTTAGTGGTATTTCTTCAAATTTAATTCCAAATTCACCTCCAGCAGTCGCCAAGAAACGAGTTAGTATCTTGAAGTCTCCAAGAAGAAAGTCCTCGTTCTTGAAGTATTCTTCTCTAATAGCTTCCCAGTTTTTGGCTGGTAGTATCCCCGTACGCCATTTCGCTTCTACTCCATTAATTATTGCCCCGTCCCTGCAGAAAACACTCACATTGGGACATTTCATAGCAATTTCGCGAGCGAATGACTCTTCAGATAGCTTATTGTATTGAAAGGCGAACATGGCTGTTGAGGGATTTGCTATTAAGCTTTCAATTATTTTTGAAGTTATGTGGGCGTCTGCGAAAGAAAAGCCTGATGAAATTAATAAAGTGTCTGGTTCTAAGAGGAAGTTTTTAAAGCGCTCAAATAGAGAAGAAAATGGTGCCGCTTGAGTTTGGTCGTATTTTATGTGTGATGGGTAAACCATGCTCGTGTTTTGTGAGTGAGGTATTCTGATGACCTCCTTGCTTGGCCCGATTTCCCATCCAATTGAACCGTGCAATTTCCATAGCCTTACCCACCTTGATGGTAGATCATTTCTTGAAATACTTGATGGGTCGAAAAAGGCATTTCTAGAGCCACTAAATCCATCGAAGTATGGTGTTTTAACGCGCTCTAATGCCTGCTCCACTAGTAAGTCATAATTTGTGGTGAAGATCTCAACTCCGTGCTTTCTATTAATTCCGTTAATCCAAGATACCAGTTCGCAGTATGGGGTGGGGCTCGCTGGTAGTTCTCGGTCAACTACTTTTTTTATGGAGTTGCATATGTTTTCCGTAAGCTGTGTAAAATTTTTGCTGTCATAGCCGTGAACTGTTGCTGTTCCTATAACATCCGCTAGTGCTCTAATTTTTGACAAGACTTTTTCGAAGTTTTTATCATCTATCGAGTTTTCAATTTCATTGAAAACTCTTAGGTCTTCCGTGGATAGATCTAACTTTATAGCGCGAGTTAAGCCTACAACGTTTGGGATTAGCGGCTCCCAAGTGTCTTTTCCAACGTTGATACTTACAGGTGCTCCCGCGCCGAGAAGGATCCCAATTTTCTTCTTGCCATTAGTGATGATCTGACGAAAGCCAAACATGTATTGGTCGGGGTTGTGCACGGACTCGTTCATGCCAGTTCCTTAGCTAAAAAAAAGCCCCGCATGAGCAGGGCTTTTTTAGCTACCCTAACAACCATGTAAGGTAGACTCTTATTGCATGGCATTACGCCACTGTCAATCCCAGCTCAAAGCCCCACCCGTCTGATACTCAATCACTCGCGTCTCAAAGAAATTCTTCTCTTTCTTCAAGTCCATGATCTCGCTCATCCAAGGGAACGGGTTAGTCGTGCCTGGATACTCTTCCTTAAGACCAATCTGCGACAGACGACGGTTAGCGATGAACTTGAGGTAGTCCTCCATCATCGCCGCATTCATCCCCAACACGCCGCGAGGCATGGTGTCGCGGGCGTATTCGATTTCCAGCTGGGTCCCTTGCAGGATCATCTGGGTCGCTTCTTCCTTCATCTCGGCATCCCACAGGTGTGGGTTTTCGATTTTGATCTGGTTGATCACGTCGATGCCGAAGTTCAGGTGCATGGATTCGTCGCGCAGGATGTACTGGAACTGCTCGGCGACGCCGGTCATTTTGTTGCGGCGGCCCATGGAGAGGATCTGGGTGAAGCCGCAGTAGAAGAAGATGCCTTCCAGGACGCAGTAATAAGCGATCAGGTTGCGCAGCAACTCTTTGTCGGTGTCCGGGGTGCCGGTTTCGAACTTCGGATCGGAGATCGAACGGGTGTATTTCAGGCCCCAGGCGGCTTTTTTCGCGACCGATGGGATCTCGTGGTACATGTTGAAGATTTCGCCTTCATCCATGGCCAGCGATTCGATGCAGTACTGGTAGGCGTGGGTATGGATCGCCTCTTCGAACGCCTGGCGCAGGATGTATTGGCGGCATTCCGGGTTGGTAATCAGGCGGTACACGGCCAGGACCAGGTTGTTGGCAACCAGGGAATCGGCGGTGGAGAAGAAGCCCAGGTTGCGCATCACGATGCGGCGTTCGTCGTCGGTCAGACCTTCCGGGTCTTTCCAGAGGGCGATGTCGGCGGTCATGTTGACTTCTTGCGGCATCCAGTGGTTTGCGCAGCCGTCCAGGTACTTCTGCCAGGCCCAGTCGTATTTGAATGGCACGAGCTGGTTGAGGTCGGCGCGGCAGTTGATCATGCGCTTTTCATCGACGGCGACACGGGCGGCGGCGCCTTCGAGTTCGGCGAGGCCTTCGGCGACGTCGAGTTTGTCGAGGGCGGCCTTGGCGCGAATGATCGCGGCCGAGTCGCTGGCCGTCACGGCCCGGGCTTCAAGAGCAGCGGCACCGCCGGCGCTGTCGAGGCGGTCCATGTTGGCTTCAGAAGCGTGGCCGGCGTTGGCGCCTTTTACAGCAACTTCGCCGTCTTCTTTGTCGAATTCGTCCCAGCTCAGCATGACGTGTCGTCTCCTGCGTGAGGGCCAGATGCCCGATGAAGGCCTACTGGCCGCGGTGGATCTTGGAAAATCGTTTGTTGCAGCAGCTAACGCAGGCAATAAACAGAAAAATGTACGGGCGATCCTGAAGCGGCTGTGTACGCGAGGAGGCTAGGGGCCCCTGCGTGGGCTTCAGGTTGGCTTGACTCCCTGTAAGGGAATATTGCAGGCCCGTTTAAGGCGGCATTATAAGGACTTTTTTGCCTACGTGCTGCGGCGAAATGGCTCACAGAAGGGGTGGCGAAGGGCATATCCGCGTGGGAGCGAGGGTTTACAAGGCTTTGGCCGTTGAAGATTTTTTTTGCATGAGTCGGATGGCCGTTTTTTTGATCAAAAAACGAGCGTTTTTTGCAGTTTTGCACTACATGTTGTGTTTATGAAGGGTTTTCAGCGGTTGCAGACACAACCAGGCCCGATCGAAATCGGGCCATGGAAAATGCCAGTATTGATCAATCGGTACGGCTTGAGCCGGTGCGATCGCTGCCATCGGCGGCGACGGTTGCCGAGTCGCTGTGGTCGAAACCGTCGGTGGCGATAGTGGCTGCATCCGTCAGGTTGTAGCGATCGATGGCGGCGGCGGAACCGGTGCGATCGAAGCCGTCGGCGGCGAAGCTATTGGCGGCCAGTACGGACAGGGTCAAGGCGAAGAACAGTTTGCTTTTCATGGTGGTTGCTCCTGGTTCGTTCATACGTTGATCAGCCGTTGGAGCAGCCGTTGCCCATGATGCTGTAGCGCAGGATGTGACGTTGGCCTTTGGAGTCGTCGTATTCCATCTTTGCCGGGACCACTTCGCAGATATTGGGGATTTCGCTCATGGAGATGACTTTGGCGATATCCAGGTGAGTGGAG
Encoded proteins:
- a CDS encoding BRO-N domain-containing protein, with amino-acid sequence MSDPLIPTQFIRHNIHLHALLVENQAWFSASDLGRLMSKHLDERMTRKLDPDQRRMMLVHVHGLTEERLMLSESGVYALLVYHYCPEYRLLREWITHQVVPTLRDERCSHKVERPTLSVLDWPKMSLCMLHWQDEPWIRLRDMPAVLVDDPFNQHESWWRKASRVLRGF
- a CDS encoding KTSC domain-containing protein; translated protein: MERISVSSSNVASVGYESETSTLQIEFNNGSIYDYYDVPEDIYTALINAGSVGSFFHANIRNIYSYQQT
- a CDS encoding ATP-binding protein, which encodes MYSPTLLGNISSVSSSSIAVELSETMESGITILEGKNYRIGQVGSFVKIPLGYNQLYGVISESNESSNLESDHKIFPQRRWIRVELIGEIIGGEFDRGISEYPSIGDNVHIVVDSDLLTIFGTSDEGQFKIGKLSSSDGIDVSVDLNKLVSRHSAILGSTGSGKSTSTASILRSLVLHNDHIKLPSSRVLLIDIHGEYASALGDIAKVFSVTPDSVNKLFIPYWCISPENLIDFLCGNLNETYKTQYLDKTIEEKKLSLTTNKILDIDPEKITGFTPLPYRIKKIWYDLYHDDTVNWNDEDLTDPAYTSKGDFDKLISPKFKPPGAGKSPPQKGGPGQIKKQLELMKSRLLDSQYSFLLNPGPWNPDKDGKVEKDLDELLAEWLGHDKPITILDLSGMPSTRLSLLLGSILDILFESAIWGRNLSSGMKSRPLLVVLEEAHRYLSKSETGLAKHMVQRIAKEGRKFGVGAMIVSQRPSEIDETILSQCGTIIALRINNSTDRGIVKSAMSEGLAGIIDSLPVLRTGEAIIVGEAAKLPTRCRISILPPDKYPNSKDPEVSKNWATPRTSEDYGILVSAWRNQETLKEKT
- a CDS encoding SIR2 family protein, which produces MNESVHNPDQYMFGFRQIITNGKKKIGILLGAGAPVSINVGKDTWEPLIPNVVGLTRAIKLDLSTEDLRVFNEIENSIDDKNFEKVLSKIRALADVIGTATVHGYDSKNFTQLTENICNSIKKVVDRELPASPTPYCELVSWINGINRKHGVEIFTTNYDLLVEQALERVKTPYFDGFSGSRNAFFDPSSISRNDLPSRWVRLWKLHGSIGWEIGPSKEVIRIPHSQNTSMVYPSHIKYDQTQAAPFSSLFERFKNFLLEPDTLLISSGFSFADAHITSKIIESLIANPSTAMFAFQYNKLSEESFAREIAMKCPNVSVFCRDGAIINGVEAKWRTGILPAKNWEAIREEYFKNEDFLLGDFKILTRFLATAGGEFGIKFEEIPLTPPFQLSEPPHIQTSGDDKHHV
- a CDS encoding ribonucleotide-diphosphate reductase subunit beta — translated: MLSWDEFDKEDGEVAVKGANAGHASEANMDRLDSAGGAAALEARAVTASDSAAIIRAKAALDKLDVAEGLAELEGAAARVAVDEKRMINCRADLNQLVPFKYDWAWQKYLDGCANHWMPQEVNMTADIALWKDPEGLTDDERRIVMRNLGFFSTADSLVANNLVLAVYRLITNPECRQYILRQAFEEAIHTHAYQYCIESLAMDEGEIFNMYHEIPSVAKKAAWGLKYTRSISDPKFETGTPDTDKELLRNLIAYYCVLEGIFFYCGFTQILSMGRRNKMTGVAEQFQYILRDESMHLNFGIDVINQIKIENPHLWDAEMKEEATQMILQGTQLEIEYARDTMPRGVLGMNAAMMEDYLKFIANRRLSQIGLKEEYPGTTNPFPWMSEIMDLKKEKNFFETRVIEYQTGGALSWD
- a CDS encoding DUF2790 domain-containing protein → MKALWVLVLGSLCATAMADEAPTDVAQQKPAIEEYTYSTHLDIAKVISMSEIPNICEVVPAKMEYDDSKGQRHILRYSIMGNGCSNG